From the Gramella sp. Hel_I_59 genome, one window contains:
- a CDS encoding ATP-dependent helicase, whose protein sequence is MFVWTDKELNDEQSAVVKDNDNILLVACPGSGKTRTLTYKVANELSNLNSHKKFVIAITYTNRAANEIKERIELLGVPTDQLWIGTIHAFCNEWILKPYSSLLEKLKFGYRIMDANESDNLINEMCKGYDKPKITLWDCGHYATVNGIVQVISSGYKYECVSSVLQEYFTYLDEHNFISYELMLLYAHQLLEENPIIGNTLSKLFEIILVDEYQDTKEIQYHIISKIWNSAQNKTRALIVGDPNQTIYGGLGGYPIKKLELEKLSGLEFKRLELEQNYRSSTSIVNYFDKYKTIENIVVASGKEKDFDSIISFNNQVHVENLVKEISRLLKHNVEVLGIDTNEICILGPQWIHLAPLSRSLMIEMPEYSFNGPGMAPFSRDLENFWYKLSRIVLTEASPRMYLRRLRWANEILNELEDSGFNVDDINHKSILRVCNSIQIEETEGLLYLQLFFETFLEELGIDLSTNISLTESFASFFDSARKRIEKIKKEGNDFIEHIDSFKKVFQQKDGTTISTIHGVKGAEFDTVIAFGLLEGYVPHSKDENGTETANRMLYVVGSRARKNLHLISETGRKNWKGETYVPTTVLSLVKHQYDTI, encoded by the coding sequence ATGTTTGTCTGGACCGATAAAGAACTAAATGACGAGCAAAGTGCTGTCGTAAAAGACAATGACAACATTTTACTGGTTGCTTGCCCTGGAAGTGGAAAAACAAGAACGCTTACCTATAAAGTTGCCAATGAACTGTCAAACCTAAATTCTCACAAAAAATTTGTAATTGCCATAACCTACACCAACCGTGCTGCAAACGAAATAAAGGAACGTATTGAGCTATTAGGTGTCCCAACTGACCAATTATGGATAGGAACCATTCATGCCTTTTGTAATGAATGGATTCTTAAACCTTATTCATCTCTTTTGGAAAAGCTCAAATTTGGATACCGGATTATGGATGCCAATGAGTCAGATAATCTAATAAATGAAATGTGCAAAGGCTACGACAAACCCAAAATCACACTTTGGGATTGTGGCCACTACGCAACTGTAAATGGTATTGTTCAAGTTATAAGCTCGGGATATAAATATGAGTGTGTCAGTTCGGTTTTACAGGAATACTTCACTTATTTGGACGAGCACAATTTCATAAGCTATGAGCTTATGCTATTATATGCCCATCAGCTGCTTGAGGAAAACCCTATTATTGGGAACACTCTTTCCAAACTGTTTGAAATCATACTTGTTGATGAATACCAAGACACCAAAGAAATTCAATACCACATTATTTCCAAGATATGGAATTCAGCTCAGAATAAAACAAGGGCACTAATTGTAGGTGACCCTAATCAAACTATCTATGGTGGTCTAGGTGGTTATCCAATCAAAAAATTAGAACTGGAAAAACTTTCGGGTTTAGAATTTAAAAGGTTGGAACTAGAACAAAATTACCGCAGTTCCACATCGATTGTCAATTATTTTGATAAGTATAAAACTATAGAAAATATAGTTGTCGCATCTGGAAAGGAAAAAGATTTCGACAGCATCATTTCATTTAACAATCAAGTTCACGTAGAAAATTTGGTAAAAGAAATAAGCAGATTACTCAAGCACAATGTAGAAGTTTTAGGTATTGACACCAATGAAATATGCATTCTTGGACCACAATGGATACATTTAGCCCCTTTATCAAGAAGCTTAATGATTGAAATGCCAGAGTACAGTTTTAATGGGCCAGGTATGGCACCTTTCTCAAGAGATTTAGAAAATTTTTGGTATAAACTTTCCCGTATCGTTCTTACTGAAGCTTCACCGCGAATGTATCTTAGGCGCTTGCGATGGGCAAATGAAATTTTAAATGAGTTGGAAGATTCAGGCTTTAATGTTGATGATATCAATCACAAATCCATTTTAAGGGTTTGTAATAGTATACAAATTGAAGAAACAGAAGGTTTGTTATATCTACAATTATTTTTTGAAACGTTTCTTGAGGAACTTGGCATTGACCTATCTACAAATATTTCTTTAACCGAAAGTTTCGCTTCATTTTTTGATAGTGCCAGAAAACGCATTGAAAAAATTAAAAAAGAGGGCAATGACTTCATTGAGCATATAGATAGTTTTAAAAAGGTATTTCAACAAAAGGATGGCACTACTATTTCCACAATCCACGGTGTAAAAGGTGCAGAATTCGATACGGTAATAGCTTTTGGTTTACTTGAAGGCTACGTTCCACATTCCAAAGATGAAAATGGAACTGAAACTGCCAATAGAATGTTATATGTGGTTGGGTCTAGAGCACGGAAGAACCTTCATTTGATTTCAGAAACTGGCAGAAAAAACTGGAAAGGCGAAACTTATGTACCTACTACTGTACTTTCTCTAGTCAAACATCAATATGATACCATATAG
- a CDS encoding Wadjet anti-phage system protein JetD domain-containing protein, which translates to MISSIEIKKKAIRTYASFLSSLVNEEPLFPMEIRGNKSPGKSIEVYRKEMDDLLTASKSNNKYGFTIDCAKTKTRFLGTQSLPKRIYFENEPDYVGYLNKINEVKTFKQLKDETLSLFPELRNWLGNHPMKLVANIVHWQDILKVVSYFKSNPKPNFYIRELPIRVHTKFIERNKSILRELMDIVIIDSMNVDELKHFEKRFHLKYSETLVRFRLLDSQIAQQYFLGLEDISIRISDFSKISLPIKQILIVENLMNLLTLPKMQGILSIFGEGFKALSLKNIEWLKDCEIWYWGDLDAQGFEILSGFRSHYQQTKSLMMDKATFDQFYEDDLETKSKIFSLPNLTEAEKHMHQLLFKNKWRLEQEKIPMDYTLLQLKTLTEEP; encoded by the coding sequence TTGATATCATCCATTGAAATAAAGAAAAAAGCTATTCGAACTTATGCTTCATTTTTGTCCTCTCTGGTCAATGAGGAACCCCTTTTTCCTATGGAAATCAGGGGAAATAAATCACCAGGAAAATCAATTGAGGTTTACAGAAAAGAAATGGATGATTTATTGACCGCTTCAAAAAGCAACAACAAATATGGTTTCACTATTGATTGTGCGAAAACCAAAACCCGTTTTTTAGGAACACAAAGCCTGCCTAAGCGAATTTACTTTGAAAATGAACCCGATTATGTTGGCTACCTGAATAAAATTAATGAAGTCAAAACCTTCAAACAATTAAAAGATGAAACTTTAAGTCTTTTTCCAGAGCTCAGAAATTGGCTTGGCAACCATCCTATGAAATTGGTTGCCAATATTGTACATTGGCAAGATATTCTTAAAGTAGTCAGCTATTTTAAGTCCAATCCCAAACCTAACTTTTATATTAGGGAACTTCCAATCAGGGTGCACACCAAATTCATAGAGCGGAACAAATCCATACTTCGGGAATTGATGGATATAGTTATTATAGATTCAATGAATGTTGATGAACTCAAACATTTTGAGAAAAGATTCCATCTAAAATACAGCGAAACTTTAGTACGGTTTCGTCTGCTCGATAGTCAGATAGCGCAGCAATATTTTTTAGGACTAGAAGATATTTCGATAAGGATAAGTGATTTTTCAAAGATTAGCTTACCTATAAAACAGATTCTTATCGTAGAAAATTTAATGAATTTACTCACCCTTCCCAAGATGCAAGGCATCCTATCCATTTTCGGTGAGGGCTTTAAAGCACTATCGCTAAAGAATATTGAATGGCTAAAAGATTGCGAAATATGGTATTGGGGCGATTTAGATGCCCAAGGATTTGAAATTCTTTCTGGCTTTAGAAGTCATTACCAACAAACCAAAAGTCTAATGATGGACAAAGCTACATTTGACCAATTCTACGAAGATGATTTAGAAACAAAATCAAAGATTTTCTCGCTGCCAAATCTCACAGAAGCCGAGAAACATATGCATCAATTGCTCTTCAAAAACAAATGGCGCTTGGAACAAGAGAAAATCCCGATGGACTATACCCTTTTGCAACTTAAAACACTAACCGAAGAACCATAA
- a CDS encoding AAA family ATPase — MYISNVSIVNYKSFRNAKFSFKEGINTIIGENGSGKTNLFRAIRLLLDDNLLRMAYKLNKDDFNRHLGPWQGHWIIISIEFSDLSSEEEIQALFVHGTGDASEETLTKSTYTLLFRPKPDIRLRLSELAEGDTDGLNAILDELSIDDYETKFTGKSTVDFNDEEVYKDIVGDFENVKFRFPDDASKIGILIPHQLSILREISFTFIIALRDVVSDFHNNRTNPLLTLLKAKSEDIDEDEYANISNQVSDLNESIEQLQDVLDITDNISQTIKETVGETYSPSSLSIKSSLSDEANKLLQSLKLFIGEPGEDYEGSIHELSLGGANLIYLTLKLLEFKYQKADETFANFLLIEEPEAHIHTHIQKSLFDKLDYGDTQIIYSTHSTQISEVSNLSNINVLSKKRNFAVAYQPANGLDEPRIVKLERYLDAIRTNLLFAKGVVLVEGDAEEILIPLLIKKVLGFSLDEIGVSVINIRSTGFENIADIFHDNRIQRKCAILTDLDFSIVDTAIKEDDSKAIKKFKKKCSNSEIKGQERRDNLTAYTNGNPWIEAFYADYTFEVDFLLSNNSSEVIEIIDQVYSDPTTIKKAKKELKSKDVSISGRRILKMAKQEGKGWFAILLGKGIAYDTYVPRYILEAVSFATPKMNREIISEIFNYRIKENYKADDSLDFRAFTKQVNRYRKSEIELPELIDEFETLLLDDAALTFLKLL, encoded by the coding sequence ATGTACATATCCAATGTTTCCATAGTCAATTACAAAAGTTTTAGAAATGCCAAATTTTCGTTCAAAGAAGGCATCAATACCATCATAGGTGAAAATGGATCTGGAAAGACCAATTTATTTCGCGCCATCCGTTTGCTATTGGATGATAATTTGTTGAGAATGGCGTATAAGTTGAACAAGGATGATTTCAATAGGCATTTAGGACCCTGGCAAGGGCATTGGATAATCATAAGTATTGAATTTAGCGACCTTTCATCTGAAGAAGAAATTCAGGCGTTGTTTGTGCACGGAACAGGGGATGCGTCAGAAGAAACCTTGACCAAGTCAACATATACCCTTCTCTTTAGACCAAAACCAGATATTCGGTTACGGCTTTCAGAATTGGCAGAGGGCGATACGGACGGCTTGAATGCTATACTTGACGAGCTATCCATAGACGACTATGAAACGAAGTTCACAGGTAAGAGTACAGTAGACTTTAATGACGAGGAAGTTTATAAGGACATTGTCGGTGATTTTGAAAATGTAAAGTTTCGTTTTCCCGATGATGCATCCAAAATAGGTATCTTGATTCCGCATCAATTATCAATTTTAAGAGAAATATCGTTTACGTTCATTATAGCTTTAAGGGATGTAGTTTCAGATTTTCACAACAATAGAACAAACCCACTTTTGACATTGTTGAAAGCCAAAAGTGAAGATATTGATGAGGATGAATATGCGAATATTTCAAACCAAGTATCCGACCTAAATGAATCAATTGAACAACTTCAGGATGTATTGGATATTACCGATAATATCTCTCAGACCATAAAAGAAACAGTAGGTGAGACCTATTCGCCTTCATCCCTAAGTATCAAATCAAGCCTTTCAGACGAAGCCAACAAACTACTACAATCCTTAAAATTGTTTATAGGGGAACCTGGCGAAGATTATGAGGGCAGTATCCACGAATTGAGCCTTGGTGGTGCCAACCTCATTTACCTGACCCTTAAATTATTAGAATTCAAATATCAAAAAGCAGATGAAACCTTCGCAAATTTTCTTCTTATTGAAGAACCAGAAGCGCACATTCATACGCACATCCAAAAATCCCTTTTTGACAAGCTCGACTATGGTGATACACAAATAATTTACTCAACACATTCCACCCAGATTTCAGAAGTGAGTAATCTTTCTAATATCAATGTACTTAGTAAAAAAAGAAACTTTGCCGTAGCCTATCAACCAGCAAATGGTTTGGATGAACCTAGAATTGTAAAACTTGAACGCTATTTGGATGCCATCAGAACGAACTTGCTTTTTGCAAAGGGTGTGGTTTTGGTTGAAGGCGATGCTGAAGAAATATTGATACCATTACTTATAAAGAAGGTGCTTGGGTTCAGTCTTGATGAAATAGGTGTAAGCGTCATAAATATAAGAAGCACAGGTTTCGAGAACATTGCCGATATTTTCCACGATAACAGAATTCAACGCAAGTGTGCTATTCTTACAGATTTGGACTTTTCAATTGTTGATACGGCCATAAAAGAAGATGACTCTAAGGCTATCAAGAAGTTCAAGAAAAAATGTTCTAATTCCGAAATAAAAGGTCAAGAAAGACGAGATAATCTTACGGCTTATACTAATGGTAACCCTTGGATAGAAGCTTTTTATGCAGACTACACCTTTGAAGTAGACTTTCTTTTATCTAATAACTCAAGTGAAGTAATCGAGATAATTGACCAAGTTTACTCTGACCCAACAACCATTAAAAAGGCAAAGAAAGAATTAAAATCCAAGGATGTTTCTATTTCAGGCAGAAGGATCTTAAAAATGGCCAAACAAGAAGGTAAAGGTTGGTTTGCAATTCTTTTGGGGAAAGGAATCGCCTATGACACCTATGTACCAAGGTATATTTTAGAGGCAGTTTCTTTTGCTACACCAAAAATGAATCGTGAAATCATTTCGGAAATTTTTAATTACAGAATTAAAGAAAATTATAAAGCTGATGATAGCCTCGATTTTAGGGCTTTTACAAAACAAGTTAATAGATATCGCAAAAGTGAAATAGAACTACCTGAGTTAATTGATGAATTTGAAACCTTACTTCTTGATGACGCAGCTTTAACATTTTTAAAATTGCTTTGA
- a CDS encoding ATP-binding protein, translating into MNMLSLFSTRSDTSGFRLNYLEVYNWGTFDDEIIRIEPKGNNSLLTGANGSGKTTFVDALLTLLVPQKKDRFYNQSSGSEKKGDRTEESYVLGAYGTILKEGASSATAQRLRNKETYSILLASFGNENQKNVTLFQLRWFSGNEMRRSYGIAHVSLKIENHFPQFDDKNLWKHRLEQEFNSNTSKNKVEFFDDYPTRYAKRLVAVLGMKSLKALKLFNQTVGIKVLEDLDGFIRINILEDKKPEATYIELRNSFVTLSSAKNKIDKTQEQIKQLEPINNLAEKLQDKTSKKNKLIHSRDLAVLWFSKKGKALFEEEKEKLDAEKDKVEMQLEELDEKEETLREDLNEINNQIKNDEISAQIDKLTKNVKEIEIKKSQRQTKLDSYNAFARKLTLEENPTKIAFDENKSKADERASETDAERTQKIEERTALEFEITENKKAIDDIVETIETLRKNDNNISGRVASIREDILAVTGASKKEIPFVGELIKVKDEQLKWQSSIEKVLHSFALRLIVPEKYYKTVNTYVNDTNLRGKITYLRHTDSLLSSFNTSFQDDGKLISKLEFKQNSPYADFIEDNILSRYNYSCVDDLKALAKAEKAITINGLIKRGKGNHEKDDRAKINSRNNYVLGWDNKTKINALKDNYTELRQKSNTLIDEKKRLDISVKALADLNKNYNTFLASFDTYDEIDWKSCMLEIQEINDTIKELEEGNDKAKTLRKRKKSLEDKIAKNKAAKKPKSERVFNINRILDEIQGELKTFESQLEILSESEIDISDFDTANPLLNNLSFKDFKQDRSAFQEENKKALEEIEKSIYNIREKLTPKIATFKSPGTEVLKQFPDWGSDVSELTSNLYHLYQYQDLYKKLKDDDLPSFQNKFDTYLEDTIIDKVGAFNFFFEKWIEEIKKTIKTLNASLQAIDFEVAPRSTYIQLSERMALSEQADDFRKLLHEALPDVTQITSTESKRIHFENYIAPLIEQLDDEKWRKQALDVRYWFQYRAEEYVREDDHKIATFESMSHRSGGQKAQLTYTILGAAIAYQFNLTSQGLEANSFRFVAIDEAFKAQDQDKSEYLLKLCEQLHLQVLVVTPSDNIEIVEPYISFVHFTEIENGKKSSLYDMPIEQFQKENEKFLVTD; encoded by the coding sequence ATGAATATGTTGAGTCTATTTAGTACTAGGTCAGATACTTCCGGATTTAGGCTCAACTATCTTGAGGTCTATAACTGGGGAACATTTGATGATGAAATAATAAGGATAGAACCCAAAGGGAACAACTCATTGCTTACCGGTGCCAACGGTTCGGGAAAGACAACTTTCGTAGATGCGCTATTGACCCTATTGGTACCACAAAAAAAGGACAGGTTTTATAACCAGTCGTCAGGCTCAGAGAAAAAAGGTGACCGTACAGAAGAAAGTTATGTGCTAGGTGCTTATGGTACAATATTGAAAGAAGGTGCCAGTAGCGCAACAGCCCAACGGCTTCGTAATAAAGAAACCTATTCCATACTATTGGCTTCCTTTGGGAACGAAAACCAAAAAAATGTCACCCTTTTTCAGCTAAGGTGGTTCTCGGGCAATGAAATGAGGCGAAGTTATGGTATAGCCCACGTATCTCTTAAAATCGAAAATCACTTTCCGCAGTTCGATGACAAGAACCTTTGGAAACATCGATTAGAGCAAGAGTTCAATAGTAATACCTCGAAAAATAAAGTTGAGTTTTTTGACGATTACCCTACCCGATACGCAAAACGTTTGGTAGCTGTTCTGGGGATGAAATCGTTGAAGGCCTTAAAGCTATTTAATCAAACTGTAGGCATAAAGGTTTTAGAAGACTTAGACGGCTTCATCAGGATAAATATACTTGAGGATAAAAAGCCCGAAGCTACTTATATTGAACTCAGAAACAGCTTTGTAACGCTAAGTAGTGCTAAAAACAAAATCGACAAGACCCAAGAACAAATCAAACAGCTAGAACCTATAAACAACTTGGCAGAAAAACTTCAAGATAAGACTAGCAAAAAGAACAAATTAATCCATTCCAGAGACCTCGCTGTACTATGGTTTTCTAAAAAGGGAAAAGCACTTTTTGAGGAAGAGAAGGAAAAATTGGATGCCGAAAAGGATAAGGTCGAAATGCAATTAGAAGAACTTGATGAAAAAGAGGAAACACTTCGTGAAGATTTGAACGAAATTAACAATCAAATAAAGAATGATGAGATAAGTGCCCAAATCGACAAGCTTACCAAGAATGTAAAAGAAATAGAAATAAAAAAGTCGCAACGGCAAACCAAGTTGGATTCTTACAATGCTTTTGCTCGAAAACTGACCCTTGAGGAAAATCCAACTAAAATTGCTTTTGATGAAAACAAAAGTAAAGCTGACGAGAGAGCATCTGAAACAGATGCAGAACGAACGCAAAAAATCGAAGAAAGAACCGCTCTCGAATTTGAAATAACAGAAAACAAAAAAGCAATCGATGATATTGTCGAAACAATAGAGACTCTTCGTAAAAACGATAACAATATATCTGGTCGAGTGGCCTCAATAAGAGAGGACATCTTAGCCGTAACAGGTGCTTCAAAAAAAGAAATCCCTTTTGTCGGTGAACTCATCAAGGTAAAAGACGAGCAGTTAAAATGGCAGTCTTCAATTGAAAAGGTGTTACATTCTTTCGCCCTTCGGCTAATTGTTCCTGAGAAATATTACAAAACGGTAAACACCTATGTAAACGATACCAACTTAAGAGGTAAAATTACGTATCTGCGCCATACCGATTCCTTGTTGAGTAGTTTCAACACATCGTTCCAGGATGATGGTAAGCTCATTAGCAAGCTGGAATTTAAGCAGAATTCACCCTATGCAGATTTTATTGAGGACAATATACTATCACGTTACAATTACTCGTGCGTTGATGATTTGAAAGCTTTAGCGAAAGCAGAAAAAGCAATAACCATCAATGGGCTCATCAAAAGAGGGAAGGGCAACCACGAGAAAGATGATAGGGCTAAAATTAATTCTAGAAATAACTATGTGCTGGGATGGGACAACAAGACCAAAATAAATGCGCTAAAGGACAACTATACTGAGCTTCGGCAAAAAAGTAATACACTTATTGACGAGAAGAAGCGACTAGATATATCCGTAAAGGCACTTGCTGATTTAAATAAAAATTACAATACGTTTTTGGCAAGTTTTGACACTTATGACGAGATAGATTGGAAGAGCTGTATGCTCGAAATCCAAGAGATAAACGATACTATCAAAGAACTAGAAGAAGGTAATGACAAGGCCAAAACCTTAAGAAAACGGAAAAAAAGTCTAGAAGATAAGATTGCTAAAAATAAAGCGGCGAAGAAACCCAAGTCTGAAAGGGTATTCAACATCAATAGGATATTGGACGAAATTCAAGGCGAACTTAAAACTTTTGAATCCCAACTCGAAATATTATCTGAAAGCGAAATAGATATATCAGATTTTGACACCGCTAATCCATTATTAAACAATTTGTCCTTTAAGGATTTTAAGCAAGATAGGTCAGCATTTCAGGAAGAAAACAAAAAGGCACTTGAAGAAATTGAGAAGTCAATTTATAACATTAGGGAAAAGTTGACCCCTAAAATCGCCACATTTAAAAGTCCAGGTACTGAAGTTCTTAAACAATTTCCGGATTGGGGTTCAGATGTAAGCGAACTGACTAGCAATCTTTACCATCTTTATCAATACCAGGACCTTTACAAAAAACTCAAAGATGACGATTTGCCAAGCTTCCAGAACAAATTTGACACGTATTTAGAGGACACCATCATTGATAAGGTAGGTGCATTTAATTTCTTTTTTGAAAAATGGATTGAAGAAATCAAGAAAACCATAAAGACCCTCAATGCTTCGTTACAGGCCATTGATTTTGAAGTCGCCCCAAGAAGTACATACATTCAACTGTCTGAACGAATGGCGCTATCCGAGCAAGCTGATGATTTCAGAAAACTACTTCACGAGGCTTTGCCTGACGTCACACAAATAACGAGTACCGAGTCAAAAAGAATTCATTTTGAGAATTATATAGCACCATTAATCGAACAACTTGATGATGAAAAGTGGCGTAAACAAGCCCTTGATGTTAGGTATTGGTTTCAATATCGCGCTGAAGAATATGTAAGGGAAGATGACCATAAAATAGCCACGTTTGAGAGTATGAGCCATAGGTCTGGTGGTCAAAAAGCACAGCTTACCTATACTATATTGGGTGCGGCCATTGCATATCAATTCAATCTGACTTCACAGGGATTGGAGGCCAATTCGTTCAGATTTGTGGCCATTGATGAGGCGTTTAAGGCTCAAGACCAAGACAAATCAGAATACCTTTTAAAGCTTTGCGAACAGCTTCACTTGCAGGTATTGGTGGTGACGCCTAGTGATAACATCGAAATTGTTGAACCCTATATTTCCTTTGTGCACTTTACTGAAATCGAGAACGGTAAAAAGAGTTCGTTGTACGATATGCCAATCGAGCAGTTTCAAAAGGAAAATGAAAAATTTTTGGTAACCGATTGA